Proteins from a genomic interval of Tenacibaculum sp. SZ-18:
- the ppk2 gene encoding polyphosphate kinase 2 encodes MNKVNNAHKVPFKLTEADAEKLNSKEGLISVMSKEPYNIERALRYVNYLNKLEELQVELIRLQTWAIEKGERIIILFEGRDAAGKGGAIRRITERINPRHMRIVALPKPTEEQKSQWYFQRYVEQFPKAGELVLFDRSWYNRAVVEPVNGFCTEDQYKVFMKQVNGFEKMILQSGIRLVKIYMSISKKEQHKRFDEIKNDPLKQWKMTPVDERAQDLWDDYTEYKKKMFKKTNTALSPWKIIKANRKTHARIACIEHILESIPYDKNTEI; translated from the coding sequence ATGAATAAAGTAAATAACGCACACAAAGTTCCTTTTAAATTAACAGAGGCAGATGCAGAAAAGCTCAACTCAAAGGAAGGTTTAATTTCTGTAATGTCAAAAGAGCCTTACAATATAGAAAGAGCATTGCGATATGTGAATTATTTGAACAAATTGGAAGAGCTTCAAGTTGAATTAATTCGTTTACAAACTTGGGCAATAGAAAAAGGAGAGCGAATTATTATATTGTTTGAAGGAAGGGATGCGGCTGGAAAAGGTGGTGCAATTCGCAGAATTACAGAAAGAATTAATCCGCGTCATATGCGTATTGTTGCCTTGCCAAAACCAACAGAAGAACAAAAGAGTCAGTGGTATTTTCAGCGTTATGTGGAGCAGTTTCCTAAAGCCGGGGAATTAGTTTTATTTGATCGAAGTTGGTATAATCGCGCTGTAGTTGAGCCTGTAAATGGATTTTGTACTGAAGATCAATATAAGGTTTTTATGAAACAGGTAAATGGTTTTGAAAAAATGATATTACAATCGGGAATAAGATTGGTTAAGATTTATATGTCCATTTCAAAAAAGGAACAACATAAACGATTTGACGAAATAAAGAATGATCCTTTAAAACAATGGAAAATGACTCCTGTTGATGAAAGAGCTCAGGATTTGTGGGATGATTATACGGAGTACAAAAAGAAAATGTTTAAAAAAACAAATACAGCTCTTTCTCCATGGAAAATTATTAAAGCTAATAGAAAAACTCACGCGAGAATCGCATGTATTGAGCATATTTTAGAAAGTATTCCTTATGATAAAAATACCGAAATTTAA
- a CDS encoding Smr/MutS family protein gives MCLEIGNKVAVLDDVIEGIVTKIMKNEILIKTNDGLELWFDRSELVKIGISQNELTKKASVDASMLRQKVKGSEVKMNSQFKKTKNEVVMEVDLHIEKLVRSSRGMDKYDILSIQMDTAKRKVEYCIQKKISKIIFIHGVGEGVLKSELHYLLNRYNVKYYDASYKEYGLGATEVYVFQN, from the coding sequence ATGTGTTTAGAAATCGGTAATAAAGTTGCTGTTTTAGATGATGTTATTGAGGGAATCGTAACGAAAATCATGAAAAACGAAATTTTAATTAAGACTAATGATGGACTTGAGTTATGGTTTGATAGATCAGAATTGGTTAAAATTGGCATAAGTCAAAATGAGTTGACAAAAAAAGCCTCTGTTGACGCTTCTATGCTACGTCAAAAAGTTAAAGGCTCAGAAGTAAAAATGAATTCTCAGTTTAAGAAAACAAAGAATGAAGTTGTAATGGAAGTAGATTTGCATATCGAGAAACTTGTCAGATCTTCAAGAGGAATGGATAAATATGATATCTTATCTATCCAAATGGATACTGCTAAAAGAAAAGTTGAATATTGCATTCAAAAGAAAATATCTAAAATTATTTTCATTCACGGTGTAGGAGAAGGTGTGTTGAAATCAGAATTACATTACTTGTTAAATAGGTATAATGTGAAGTATTATGATGCTTCATATAAAGAATATGGTCTGGGAGCAACGGAGGTATATGTTTTTCAGAATTAG
- a CDS encoding cysteine desulfurase family protein — MKQVYLDHAATTYIYDEVVEVMMESMKSNYGNPSSTHQYGRKAKVAIETSRKNIARLIGCSSTEIIFTSSGTEGNNLILNNAVENLGVKTIITSKIEHHAVLNVVENLRQKNGVDVRFVDLDEAGNIDLEELESLLSKINDKVLVTLMMVNNEIGNILEYEKVGSLCSKYEALFHTDAVQAIGCIPVDLNEFNVDFLVASGHKFHGPKGVGFVFVKKDHVVKPMILGGNQEKGVRSSTENVHSIIGMEKALDLAVSVMTDSTEKIMKLKSYFVQKLTDNFKGIKFNGNSEGGNNGVPKILSVRFTKQHKMLLFGLDLKGIAVSSGSACQSGGLKVSHVLKEFLNEEELQKTSIRFSFSDSVSFDELDYVIDSLNSIY, encoded by the coding sequence ATGAAACAAGTTTATTTAGATCACGCAGCAACTACGTACATATACGATGAGGTTGTTGAGGTTATGATGGAGAGTATGAAAAGTAACTATGGAAATCCATCATCTACTCATCAATATGGAAGAAAGGCAAAAGTAGCTATTGAAACTTCCAGGAAGAATATCGCAAGATTAATAGGGTGTAGCTCTACGGAAATTATTTTTACATCAAGTGGAACAGAGGGGAATAATCTTATTTTGAATAATGCAGTTGAAAATTTAGGAGTGAAAACCATCATTACTTCTAAAATTGAGCACCACGCTGTTTTAAATGTGGTAGAAAACTTACGGCAAAAAAATGGGGTTGATGTAAGGTTTGTTGATTTAGATGAAGCAGGAAATATCGATTTGGAGGAGTTAGAGTCTTTACTGTCTAAAATTAATGATAAAGTTTTGGTAACTCTTATGATGGTAAATAATGAAATAGGAAATATTTTGGAGTATGAAAAAGTAGGATCTTTATGTTCTAAATATGAAGCACTTTTTCATACTGATGCAGTTCAGGCTATAGGGTGTATTCCAGTTGACTTAAATGAATTTAATGTTGATTTTTTAGTTGCTAGTGGTCACAAGTTTCATGGTCCGAAAGGAGTTGGTTTTGTATTTGTGAAAAAAGATCATGTTGTAAAACCAATGATTTTAGGTGGAAATCAAGAGAAAGGCGTTCGCTCTAGTACTGAAAATGTTCATTCAATTATTGGTATGGAGAAAGCTTTGGATCTTGCTGTAAGTGTTATGACTGATAGCACAGAAAAGATAATGAAGTTAAAGAGTTATTTTGTTCAAAAGTTGACGGATAATTTCAAAGGAATTAAGTTTAATGGGAATTCTGAAGGAGGAAATAATGGAGTCCCTAAGATTTTGAGTGTTCGTTTTACTAAACAGCATAAAATGTTATTGTTTGGTTTGGATTTAAAAGGGATTGCTGTTTCTTCAGGAAGTGCATGTCAGAGCGGAGGTTTAAAAGTATCTCACGTACTTAAGGAGTTTTTAAATGAAGAAGAACTTCAAAAAACATCAATTAGATTTTCTTTTAGTGATTCTGTGAGTTTTGATGAATTGGATTACGTAATAGATTCTTTAAATTCAATTTATTAG
- a CDS encoding PorP/SprF family type IX secretion system membrane protein codes for MRQYLLKNIIFIALGSIFLNILSSYAQQDPHYTQYMFNTMSVNPAYVGSKGHTVLTALGRTQWVGFEGAPDTQNLSYDTSLGFNRIGLGFNLVNDKLGPSNELYLDGNVSYTIQTGESGNLAFGLKLGGRLLNVDWTLGNPNADENDPTFEQNIVNRFLPTVGAGIYYYEQKWYVGLSVPNFLRQEHYDAERGTGQIAVERMHSFLIAGYVFDISDDVKFKPAALAKVVFGAPMSLDVSANFLFSERFRVGVAWRWSDSVAALLGVQVNDSLHIGYAYDLTTSNYNVMNSGTHEVLLRYEIFKQARIKSPRFF; via the coding sequence ATGAGACAATATTTGTTAAAAAATATAATATTCATTGCGTTAGGAAGCATCTTTTTAAATATACTCTCTTCCTATGCGCAACAAGATCCCCATTATACTCAGTATATGTTCAATACCATGTCTGTGAACCCCGCATATGTTGGGTCTAAAGGACATACAGTTCTTACTGCATTAGGAAGAACCCAGTGGGTTGGTTTTGAAGGAGCTCCAGATACTCAAAACTTAAGTTATGACACAAGTTTAGGGTTTAATAGAATTGGTCTGGGATTTAATTTAGTTAATGATAAATTGGGTCCTTCAAATGAGTTATACTTGGATGGAAATGTTTCTTACACAATTCAAACTGGGGAGAGTGGAAACTTAGCTTTTGGTTTAAAACTTGGAGGCCGATTATTGAATGTAGATTGGACTTTAGGTAATCCAAATGCAGACGAAAATGATCCAACTTTTGAACAGAATATTGTGAATCGTTTTTTACCAACTGTGGGAGCAGGTATTTATTATTACGAACAAAAATGGTATGTTGGTTTATCAGTACCTAACTTTTTGAGGCAAGAACACTATGATGCTGAACGAGGGACTGGACAAATTGCAGTAGAAAGAATGCACTCATTTTTAATTGCTGGATATGTATTTGATATAAGTGATGATGTTAAATTCAAACCAGCGGCTTTAGCAAAAGTAGTATTTGGAGCGCCAATGTCCTTAGATGTATCCGCAAACTTTCTTTTTAGTGAGCGGTTTAGAGTAGGAGTCGCTTGGAGATGGAGTGATTCTGTTGCTGCATTATTAGGTGTGCAAGTAAACGATTCTTTGCATATAGGGTACGCGTATGACTTGACTACTTCCAATTATAATGTAATGAACTCAGGAACACACGAAGTTTTACTTCGATATGAAATATTTAAACAGGCTAGAATAAAATCCCCTAGATTTTTTTAA
- a CDS encoding OmpA family protein, translated as MKTLTTKLIPLFFILFHITANTQSRRVADKYFEKFAYFKAVKIYEAVYQKGDTTKYLLKRLGDAYYNNSQTEKAEFWYQKLVEEKQEKDLSYLFKYSQVLRSNGKSEKSDSIYALLNKEMTSQGGEKYLNKNNHLQDFLNQGNQKISLRNLSINTAFSDFGGVIFEDKVYFASASPKTEKKEKLYHWNNQPFLNIYKSNSYYQLVEGTQTDSVFELENKSILSPKINTKFHESSPVFTKDGKFMYFSRVNFNGKKLGKDKKQTVNLKLFKAERIGDDWGNVEELPFNSDEFSVAHPALSPDGKILYFASDMPGTLGQTDIFKVDIKEEGYGEPVNLGESVNTTEKEMFPFISADNVLYFSSNGHKGLGLLDIFQTKLYDDGSFSKITNLDFPFNSRKDDFAFYVDSEGKKGFFSSNRPKGKGDDDIYSFFITDIPEVEKCYEYITGVVTNKVTKERIPNTIVKLIDDLGTVLEEKLTDSRGNYSFKLECQKSNYVVFAEKRDYRDLDSKKVSVLGEEKDKSYRADLVLDPLIIGNQIVIKPIYFDYDQVFIRDDAQYELENIVNVMNNHPNMVIKIESHTDSRGRKIYNRKLSDKRAKSTRDFIISRGIQSNRIESAIGYGEDNLLNHCDDKNSKKCSEEEHQLNRRSYFYIVSGREVTVDNSKPTVVDRKGYNKQKAILEKLSKFKSKKGKKLRTKSQKDKCYSGKIDCIE; from the coding sequence ATGAAAACTTTAACAACCAAATTAATCCCCCTATTTTTTATTTTATTTCACATAACAGCGAATACCCAGAGTAGGAGAGTTGCGGATAAATATTTTGAAAAGTTTGCATATTTTAAGGCTGTAAAAATTTATGAAGCAGTGTACCAAAAAGGAGATACTACGAAGTACCTTTTGAAAAGATTAGGCGATGCCTACTACAATAACTCACAAACTGAAAAAGCTGAATTTTGGTATCAAAAACTTGTTGAAGAAAAACAAGAAAAAGATCTTTCTTATTTGTTCAAATATTCACAAGTGTTGAGAAGTAATGGTAAATCAGAGAAATCAGATTCTATCTATGCACTTTTGAATAAAGAAATGACTTCGCAAGGTGGAGAGAAATATTTAAATAAAAATAATCATTTACAGGATTTTTTAAATCAAGGAAACCAAAAAATAAGTTTAAGAAACCTTTCAATTAATACAGCTTTTTCCGACTTCGGAGGTGTTATATTTGAGGATAAAGTATATTTCGCATCAGCTTCACCAAAAACTGAGAAGAAAGAGAAACTATACCACTGGAATAATCAACCTTTTTTAAATATTTACAAATCGAATAGTTATTATCAATTAGTAGAGGGAACTCAAACTGATTCTGTTTTTGAGTTGGAAAATAAATCTATTTTATCACCTAAGATTAATACGAAATTTCATGAGTCATCTCCTGTTTTTACAAAAGATGGTAAATTCATGTATTTCAGTAGAGTTAATTTTAACGGAAAGAAGCTAGGTAAAGACAAAAAGCAAACTGTTAATTTAAAATTATTTAAGGCAGAAAGAATAGGAGATGATTGGGGAAATGTAGAAGAACTTCCATTTAATAGTGATGAGTTTTCTGTTGCACACCCTGCGTTGAGTCCAGATGGTAAAATTTTATATTTCGCGTCGGATATGCCTGGAACATTAGGGCAAACAGATATTTTTAAAGTAGATATAAAAGAAGAAGGTTATGGTGAACCAGTTAATTTAGGGGAGTCAGTAAATACAACAGAAAAAGAAATGTTTCCATTTATTTCTGCGGACAATGTTCTTTACTTTTCTTCTAATGGGCACAAAGGTTTAGGTTTACTTGATATCTTTCAAACAAAGTTATATGATGATGGAAGTTTTAGTAAAATTACTAACCTAGATTTTCCTTTCAATAGTAGAAAAGACGATTTTGCATTTTATGTAGATTCAGAAGGTAAAAAAGGATTCTTTTCATCAAATCGCCCCAAAGGAAAAGGAGACGATGATATTTATAGTTTTTTCATTACCGATATTCCTGAGGTTGAAAAGTGTTATGAATACATTACAGGGGTAGTAACAAATAAAGTAACTAAGGAAAGAATACCTAATACAATAGTTAAACTTATAGATGATTTAGGTACTGTTTTAGAAGAGAAATTAACTGATAGTAGAGGGAATTATAGTTTTAAATTAGAGTGTCAAAAATCAAATTATGTGGTTTTTGCTGAAAAAAGAGATTACAGAGATCTCGATAGTAAAAAAGTTTCTGTTTTAGGAGAGGAAAAAGATAAGAGTTATCGTGCTGATTTAGTGTTAGATCCATTGATAATTGGAAATCAAATTGTAATTAAACCAATTTATTTTGACTATGATCAGGTATTTATTCGTGATGATGCACAATATGAACTCGAGAATATCGTTAATGTCATGAATAATCATCCAAATATGGTGATTAAAATTGAATCTCACACAGACAGTAGGGGAAGGAAAATCTACAATAGAAAATTATCGGATAAAAGAGCAAAATCAACCAGAGATTTTATTATTTCTCGTGGTATACAATCAAATCGTATAGAAAGTGCTATTGGTTATGGTGAAGATAACTTACTGAATCATTGTGATGATAAAAACAGTAAGAAGTGTTCTGAAGAAGAACATCAATTAAATAGACGTTCATATTTTTATATTGTTAGTGGTAGAGAGGTAACTGTAGATAATTCAAAACCAACTGTAGTCGATAGAAAAGGATACAATAAGCAGAAAGCCATATTAGAAAAGTTGAGTAAGTTTAAATCAAAAAAAGGAAAAAAACTTAGAACCAAATCTCAAAAAGATAAATGTTATAGTGGTAAGATCGACTGTATCGAATAA
- a CDS encoding FAD-binding and (Fe-S)-binding domain-containing protein, with amino-acid sequence MIANEQLKFLSKQLTGELLFDDLHKRMYATDASVYRKIPLAVSYPRNNEDIQKLISFAQQHKITLIPRTAGTSLAGQCVGDGIVVDVSKYFTSILEFDQDNKTITVEPGIIRDDLNRFLQPFGLFFGPNTSTSNRCMIGGMVGNNSSGSTSIKYGVTRDKVIAIDAILSDGSLTRFEEITSEDFKQKTFENSFEGNIYKSIYNELKSTEVQEEIKSQFPKDSIHRRNTGYAVDEFLSSNLFGGDKETINVAKFLSGSEGTLAFSTAIKIQLDDLPPTSSIMVAPHFTSVNESLKATVIAMNHNLYTCELMDKVVLDCTKNNREQAKNRFFLNGDPEAVLMLEIKESSKEKAAEKADALIEDLKKHNFGYHFPKVYGNDIKKVLDLRKAGLGLLGNMVGDKKAVACIEDTAVDLHDLPDYIEEFSAIMDKYQQQAVYYAHAGAGELHLRPILNLKKSEDVDLFRKITTETAELVKKYNGSFSGEHGDGIVRAEFIPLMIGEKNYELLKRIKKGFDPNNIFNEGKIVDAFPMDKSLRYEVDRNEPEIETILDFSDSEGILKLAEKCNGSGDCRKSPEAGGTLCPSYRATRDEKDTTRARANTLREFLTNSDKTNKFNHKELKTVFDLCLSCKACSSECPSNVDVASLKAEFLYQYQEANGYSFRSKLFANNAKYNKIGSKFPRLTNLVTNTFIAKFIIGVAQERKVPKLALKTLQNWYSKNYKTSNKKKVYLFNDEFTNFYDAHIGKDAVELLDKLGYNVEIIDHEESGRSYLSKGFLKEAKEIANKNISIFKDIITKKTPLVGIEPSAILSFRDEYLRLANHKSDAEKISQNTFTIEEFITKEIENGFIKPDLFTSQEKEIKIHGHCHQKSLSTTHSIFTMLNLPKNYKVSIMNTGCCGMAGSFGYEKEHYKVSMQVGEDTLFPKIRKCNSSTEIAASGTSCRHQIYDGTRRVAKHPVTILKESLA; translated from the coding sequence ATGATAGCTAACGAACAACTAAAATTCTTATCAAAGCAATTGACTGGAGAACTTTTATTCGACGATTTACACAAGCGAATGTATGCCACAGATGCTTCCGTTTACAGAAAGATTCCTCTGGCTGTTTCCTATCCTAGAAATAATGAAGATATTCAAAAATTAATTTCTTTTGCTCAACAACATAAAATTACCTTAATTCCTAGAACTGCGGGGACCTCATTAGCTGGTCAGTGCGTTGGTGATGGAATTGTTGTGGATGTTTCAAAGTATTTTACGAGCATTTTAGAATTTGATCAAGACAACAAAACAATCACCGTTGAACCTGGTATTATTCGAGACGATTTAAACCGTTTTTTACAGCCTTTTGGGTTATTTTTTGGACCAAATACGTCTACTTCAAATCGTTGTATGATTGGAGGAATGGTTGGAAATAATTCATCAGGAAGCACCTCTATTAAATATGGTGTAACTCGTGATAAAGTTATAGCTATAGATGCTATTTTATCCGATGGAAGTTTGACCCGTTTTGAAGAAATTACATCTGAAGATTTTAAACAGAAAACATTCGAAAATTCCTTTGAAGGAAATATTTATAAATCAATTTATAATGAACTAAAATCTACAGAAGTACAAGAGGAAATAAAATCTCAGTTCCCAAAAGACTCTATCCATAGAAGAAATACTGGTTATGCTGTTGACGAATTTCTAAGTTCAAATTTATTCGGAGGCGATAAAGAAACTATAAATGTTGCTAAATTCCTTTCTGGTTCTGAAGGAACATTGGCTTTTTCAACAGCTATTAAAATTCAACTAGATGACTTACCTCCAACTTCAAGTATTATGGTGGCTCCTCATTTTACAAGTGTAAATGAAAGTTTAAAAGCCACTGTAATTGCCATGAACCACAATTTGTACACCTGTGAATTAATGGACAAAGTTGTTTTAGATTGTACTAAAAATAATAGAGAACAAGCAAAAAATCGTTTTTTCTTAAATGGAGATCCAGAAGCGGTTTTAATGTTAGAAATCAAAGAAAGCTCGAAAGAAAAAGCAGCGGAAAAAGCTGATGCTTTGATAGAAGACCTTAAGAAACATAATTTTGGTTATCATTTTCCCAAAGTATATGGTAATGATATCAAGAAAGTTTTAGATTTACGAAAAGCAGGATTAGGTTTACTTGGAAACATGGTAGGCGATAAAAAAGCAGTTGCTTGTATTGAAGATACAGCTGTGGATTTACATGATTTACCTGATTATATCGAAGAATTCTCTGCGATAATGGATAAATACCAACAGCAAGCTGTTTATTATGCACATGCTGGTGCCGGAGAACTTCACTTACGCCCGATTTTAAATCTTAAAAAATCAGAAGATGTTGATTTATTCAGAAAAATAACTACTGAAACTGCTGAATTAGTTAAAAAATATAATGGTTCTTTTAGTGGTGAACATGGAGACGGAATTGTTCGTGCTGAATTTATTCCTCTAATGATTGGAGAAAAAAATTATGAGTTACTTAAAAGAATCAAAAAAGGGTTTGATCCTAATAATATTTTCAATGAAGGTAAAATTGTAGATGCTTTTCCTATGGATAAAAGTCTGCGATATGAAGTTGACCGCAATGAACCTGAAATTGAAACAATTCTTGATTTTTCGGATAGTGAAGGAATTTTAAAACTTGCAGAAAAATGTAATGGATCTGGTGACTGCAGAAAATCTCCAGAAGCTGGAGGAACATTATGTCCGAGTTACCGTGCAACCAGAGATGAAAAAGACACAACACGTGCCAGAGCAAATACATTAAGAGAATTCTTAACCAATTCGGACAAAACAAATAAGTTTAATCATAAAGAATTAAAAACAGTTTTTGATTTATGCTTGAGCTGTAAAGCATGCTCAAGTGAATGTCCAAGTAATGTTGACGTTGCTTCTTTAAAAGCTGAATTCCTTTATCAATATCAGGAAGCAAATGGATATTCTTTTAGAAGTAAACTTTTTGCGAACAATGCTAAATACAATAAAATTGGCAGTAAGTTCCCAAGACTTACAAACCTAGTTACAAATACTTTTATAGCGAAATTTATAATTGGAGTAGCACAAGAAAGAAAAGTTCCTAAATTGGCTCTTAAAACACTTCAAAACTGGTATTCTAAAAACTACAAGACATCAAATAAAAAGAAAGTTTATCTTTTTAATGATGAGTTTACGAACTTTTATGATGCTCATATTGGTAAAGATGCTGTTGAGCTATTAGACAAGCTTGGCTATAACGTTGAAATTATCGATCACGAAGAAAGTGGACGAAGTTATTTATCCAAAGGATTTTTAAAAGAAGCCAAAGAAATTGCAAATAAGAATATTTCAATTTTTAAAGATATTATTACTAAGAAAACACCATTAGTTGGAATTGAACCTTCAGCAATTTTAAGTTTTAGAGATGAATATTTGCGCCTAGCAAATCATAAAAGTGATGCTGAAAAGATTTCTCAGAATACATTTACCATAGAAGAATTTATTACCAAAGAAATAGAAAACGGCTTCATAAAACCAGATTTATTTACTTCTCAGGAGAAAGAGATTAAAATACATGGGCATTGCCATCAAAAATCACTGTCGACTACGCATTCGATATTTACCATGCTAAATTTACCTAAAAATTATAAAGTAAGTATTATGAATACTGGATGTTGCGGTATGGCTGGTTCTTTTGGATACGAAAAGGAACATTATAAAGTAAGTATGCAAGTTGGTGAGGATACGTTATTTCCAAAAATTCGAAAATGTAATTCATCTACAGAAATAGCTGCATCTGGAACTAGCTGCAGACATCAAATTTATGATGGTACGAGAAGAGTAGCTAAACACCCCGTAACCATTTTAAAAGAATCTCTAGCCTAA
- a CDS encoding Lrp/AsnC family transcriptional regulator, with translation MKNQFDYIDKQILSQLRKDARKAFSQIAEELNVSNSLIHQRIKKLTSEGVIKNAEFVLDERKLGYKTKSYTGIRLREARFAKEVMRELKKIDEIVECNFVSGNYAIFILIYAKDNEHLQKILYDKVHLINGVAGTDTFICFDTCFKRSSPIE, from the coding sequence TTGAAAAATCAATTTGATTATATCGATAAACAAATACTCTCGCAATTGAGAAAAGATGCCAGAAAAGCCTTTTCTCAAATTGCGGAAGAATTAAACGTTTCAAACTCATTAATTCATCAAAGAATTAAAAAGCTTACTTCAGAAGGAGTTATAAAAAATGCCGAATTCGTTCTTGATGAAAGAAAACTAGGATATAAAACAAAATCTTACACTGGAATTCGATTACGAGAAGCTCGTTTTGCTAAAGAAGTAATGAGGGAGTTGAAAAAGATAGATGAAATTGTTGAATGTAATTTTGTTTCAGGAAACTATGCTATTTTTATATTAATTTACGCTAAAGACAACGAACATCTTCAGAAAATTTTATATGATAAAGTGCATTTAATTAATGGAGTTGCGGGAACAGATACTTTTATTTGTTTCGATACTTGCTTTAAAAGAAGCTCTCCAATTGAATAA
- the hglS gene encoding 2-oxoadipate dioxygenase/decarboxylase HglS — translation MIDNSNIITEKFVSSEYIRNRFATIMSEMYKDEVPLYGELLDLVHDINDNVLSESSEVKEQLSNTGEITRLNMERHGAIRLGKPYELFTMRRLFKVMGMFPVGYYDLATAGVPVHSTAFRAIKNTALNQAPFRVFTSLLRLDLIDNEELRNNVESILESRQIFTKNALELIEKFENEGGLNESDAEKFVQEALETFRWHDTATVDYEMYEALLDQHRLIADVVAFKGPHINHLTPRTLDIDKVQASMEARNIPPKDNIEGPPTRNCPILLRQTSFKALTEKVIFKNNDENGKIGEHKARFGEIEQRGAALTQKGLDLYNELLGKTRKEIGGSPTAENASEYNKLLVENFKVFPDNYKELHSEKLAYFHYFTAERATSIPKNKVYTKHDVNQLLEDGYLSIEPMVYEDFLPVSAAGIFASNLGTDDAKREYEGSSNQNLFEKDLGEPVYNLMKWYEDMQNETIEKCLAEINA, via the coding sequence ATGATAGATAATTCAAACATTATAACTGAAAAATTCGTCTCATCAGAATACATTAGAAACCGATTTGCCACTATCATGTCGGAAATGTATAAAGATGAAGTTCCTCTTTACGGAGAATTACTTGATTTAGTACATGATATAAATGACAATGTGTTATCAGAATCAAGTGAGGTCAAAGAACAATTATCGAATACAGGCGAAATAACAAGACTAAATATGGAACGTCATGGAGCTATTCGTTTGGGAAAACCTTATGAATTATTTACTATGCGAAGATTGTTTAAAGTAATGGGAATGTTTCCTGTTGGTTATTACGACCTAGCAACAGCTGGAGTTCCTGTTCATTCTACAGCATTTAGAGCTATTAAAAACACAGCTTTAAACCAAGCTCCGTTTAGAGTGTTTACCTCTCTCCTACGTTTAGACCTCATTGATAATGAAGAACTTCGTAATAATGTAGAAAGTATTTTAGAAAGTCGTCAAATATTTACAAAAAATGCACTTGAATTAATTGAAAAATTCGAAAATGAAGGAGGATTAAATGAAAGTGACGCTGAAAAATTTGTTCAAGAGGCACTAGAAACTTTTAGATGGCATGATACTGCAACCGTAGATTATGAAATGTATGAAGCTTTATTAGATCAACACAGATTGATTGCAGATGTTGTAGCCTTTAAAGGTCCACATATCAACCATCTTACTCCGAGAACATTGGATATTGATAAAGTTCAAGCGAGTATGGAAGCACGGAATATCCCACCAAAAGATAATATTGAAGGACCACCAACAAGAAATTGTCCAATATTATTACGTCAAACGAGTTTTAAAGCTTTAACCGAAAAAGTTATTTTTAAGAATAACGACGAAAATGGTAAAATTGGAGAACATAAAGCCAGATTTGGTGAAATTGAACAACGAGGTGCAGCTTTAACCCAAAAAGGACTTGACCTATATAACGAACTTTTAGGTAAAACAAGAAAAGAAATTGGAGGATCTCCGACCGCAGAAAATGCTTCAGAATACAATAAGTTATTGGTTGAAAACTTCAAAGTATTTCCAGATAATTATAAAGAATTACATTCTGAAAAATTAGCATATTTCCATTATTTCACTGCGGAAAGAGCTACTTCTATACCGAAAAATAAAGTATACACTAAACATGACGTAAATCAACTTCTTGAAGATGGATATTTAAGTATTGAGCCAATGGTTTATGAAGACTTTTTACCTGTAAGTGCTGCTGGTATTTTTGCTTCGAATTTAGGAACAGACGATGCTAAACGAGAATATGAAGGAAGTTCGAATCAAAACTTGTTTGAAAAAGACTTAGGTGAACCAGTTTATAACTTGATGAAATGGTATGAAGACATGCAAAATGAAACTATTGAAAAATGTTTAGCCGAAATAAATGCGTAA
- a CDS encoding YqaE/Pmp3 family membrane protein, with product MSIFRVLLAILFPPLSIIDKGCGSFLIIFILTLCGWIPGIIGALVILNNPER from the coding sequence ATGAGCATTTTCAGAGTATTATTAGCTATACTTTTTCCTCCATTATCCATTATTGATAAAGGCTGTGGATCATTCTTAATTATTTTTATTTTGACACTTTGTGGTTGGATACCTGGTATTATAGGAGCCTTGGTAATTTTAAATAATCCAGAAAGGTAA